The DNA region gaaagtcCTTGTTAACTAAGTAAATGGTCAATTTTCCACAACAGGAATACAAGTCAGCCGTGAAGTCACCAGCGTCTCTTGGGTCCCAGTTTCTGGTCAGTAGCACCAGATCCACAGAGGCCAAActaaaatattgttttccttCACAGAGTCGTTTAATCTTTCATCTCAAGATACGTCAATCCTGAAAATGGACTGAAGGGTTTTAAATGAAGGAGAGGAAGCTTTGCTCAGAATTATCTAATGAAAAAGGGGGAGGAAGTAGGCAAAAGCAcactgacttttttcttcttttatttataaagaacACGATTCCTCCCCCTAACACAGACATAAACACTCACACATTCCAAGGAGGAGcttataaaaacaacaacagaaccaGGGCACTCAGGACCTTATTTAACACCAGTCCGTTTGCCCGACTGGGGGACGACTGGGAATGTTTCCTCAGATGTGACCTCTCACACCTCAAAGAAAGGAGACCTTGACCTGAGGGGCCCACCTACCCACCCGCCAGGCAAAGTGACACCCTCAGTCTTCTGCATCATCAAACTGTCCCGTTTCAAAGACCATCTTGGAATAATGGGGTATCAGTGGAGGCGGATGGTGCCAACTGGGGTCATAGATCATATCTCCTTGCGGGGCACAGCACACCCAGGGTCTGACCTCTTGAGAAAGGCAACCTTGGATGTCGTCAGCATCTGCAGGCAgttttaaaagacagattaaaaggaaggagggagtgtGACAAGAGAGACCCAAAAATATCTAGGGGACAGACACTTGCACGTCTTTGCTTAAACATATGCACAGGCaggcacacacgcatgcacacgtcTTCCgttgctggagaatcccaagcaCCTTCATTCTAAGGCCACCCACAGTCCCGCTTTTCTGACACAGGTTTTTAGCAGCGCAGGGAAAGCAACGAGAGCACTTCTGTCTGCGGCTGCTCCATTCATACAAAGATATTTGGAGAGAGTGACATTGTTTCAACATTCAAACAGACCCATACtgttgtaaaataaaatgcaaaactggcacttcccccacccacccccacctccaataTGAAAGAGGAGCTGTCACAGAAATTTCAGACCTGTAAGAGCTATCAGGCAAAACTAATAGATGTGGCTCCCTCTTCCAAACTGTTTAGGGGTTAATCTGGTAGGAGGGTCTCAGGAGCCtggcctgtgtgtgctcagttgcgtctctttgtgaccccatagactacatgtagcctgccaggatcctctgtccatgggactttcctggcaagaatactggaatgggttgccatctcctattccaggggatcttcccaacccagggatcaaaccctcatctcttgcatctcccgcactggcaggcagattctttccaactGCACTAGAGCCTGGCCTAGGACCCCAGAAACCCCGCACCTACCATATGGATTCCCCTGATCTGCTTTCAACTCCAGGTCCCAATCCTCATGAAAAAGATCACCAGCCTGTTCCTTGGGTAGACAGCCGGACATCCCTTCTGACAGCTCCCGGGGACTTGGTTCCCCATCAAAATCCTCGTCATCTTCAGCAAAGCCTTCCTCTTCACAATGGGTGCCCTCACCATGGGCAGGACTATCGTGAGGGATGCTCTGTGCTCCGTTGGCTAAGAAATCGACAAAAGGAAGAACAGCTTAAAACAACCTGGTCATGTTCTGCTAGGAAGATGTTCAGCAAACTTCCTGAGAGGGCAACAGTCACAAGCGGGCAGAGCCCCTTAGCCACCAGAGCACTTATTTAAAAACTGTTGTTTTGCTCCCAGTTTTACAAGTAGGGttgataatttattttcaataagaTGTTGTGTCTTAAACGAGGCCATTCATTACCAGGTCTTTTCACTCACATGAGGAAATCAGGCACAGTGTGTATTTTCAGGTGGTTTAAATGACACGGAGGAAAAGGGCTTCTGGCAATGATAAGCTTTCACAGTACAGACTTCCTTGGTGTCTCCCAAGAGCCACCCCAGGCTCTGCTGCCTACTTGCCTAGTCGATCTGTGGTGTTCTCAGTCGCTCTCTCCTGATTGGAGTGGTCAGTTGGGGCAAAGGCAGCCTGCGGGAAGAAGAAACAAGGACCCAGGACTTGGATATCTCGGGAATGGCCAGTATTTCAGCCCCATATCCACCCTTTCAGACCCTCCTTTGCAACGCTGGGTGAGACCCTGCAACCCACATTTCTACTGTGCCCTGTTACACTGGGACTTGCTGCTTCCCATTCCTGTGGGCATCACCCCTGCCGGCAGGATCACCTGCCTTCACAGAGTGCCTACTAAATCCAGTGTACAGTCTGCCAGCACATACAGAGCCAGTCTCCTCGCTGGGCcctatctttttttattttttaatatttatttagctgtaccatctcttagttgcagcacttgggatctttaattttggcatgtgaactctttgctgcagcatgtgggatctagttccctgaccagggatcaaacctaggctgCCTGTATTGAAGCGTAGAGTCTtcgccactgaaccaccaagaaagtccctcaCCGGGCCCTCTCCTGATTGGTCTGGGCCCTCAGGACTCCTCCTCCAAGCTCAGAGACTCCAAACTAGCCAGGACAGGACAGTACCCCCGCCTCAGAGGCTGGAATTTCAGATCCCTGAAATTCTCCTCTGAGCTTGTACATTTTAGTCATTCCAATCTCACCCCTTTGTTCCCTCAGCGCAGTGGATACCACCGTGTTCATCTTTACCTTTACTTTTTATCTAGCTAATAGCTCTTTTATCAAATTTCATCTCCTGACTGACACATGAGGACAAAAGAGCTTTAGTTGTTGAAGGGAAATCGGCAGTTGTTGATGGGAAACCGTCTTCCTTCATAGCCATCGCTAGGTTTCTCTGCTCCCATTGCTCAAAAGTTCTgaaatcctgggacttccctggcgatccagtggctaagactccacgcttccaatgcagggggcatgggttcaatgcctggtaggggaactgagatcccacatctgggcagtatggccaaaaacaaaaaagaaagagttccTGAAATCCTATCACCTGTGAAGACCTCTTTCTAAGTGAGGTGAGAAATGTTCACAGCCTGCATGAGAAGACCTGACTTCAATCCCATACACTCAATCCCAGGTGTACCTGGGACACCATTTCAGCCACTGTGCCTGGGTTTCCATCTCTGGAAGTTGGGGATGATTGTTCTAACCTGGCAGGAGGTTTATAATGAGCTTACACTGATGAAGACACCTAGCACACAGCAGGaacataacatttattgagctgaAATCCACCTTCTTTGCCCGTACATTTAAACTGCGCTTGGTACCTGCCCCAGTTCATCACAGTCTAGTCCTACCTGAATTTAATGAGCTAATTCCAACTCCAGTAGTCAGTGACAACTCCCGGTCACTCCTGCTGACCAGTAGTGGGACTTCTCACCTCTTCTATTGCTAGAGCTCCCTAACTGCCTTCCCACTcacccactttttctttttttttaatttggctgcaccaggtattagttgcagcatatgggagcCCCCACCagcgttccctgcattgggagcacagagtcttagcccctggaccaccagggtccCACACTCACCCATCTGGCCGCAGCCTCACACCGGAAATCACCACTCTGCCCAGAAACCTCAACAGGCCTCCACTGCTAGAGCACAAAATTCGCCATGGCATCCACATCGCCCCTTCAGGCTCTATCAACGTGTGCAGCACAGTTATCTCTCCAAGCTCCCAGCCATTTGCCCTGCACATCCTCACCTCCCTGCCTCTGCTAGGACCACCATCCTCTCATCTTGGAGAGGAAGTGCAGGAACCTTCCTGCTGTGGCCTGACAAAATCAGTCTCATCCTACCTGCCCGCtaaagtaattttctttataaGCCTACCACTACGTTTTTCCTATCTTATTTTGGTTAGGATGTCTCTGATGCTTAGACAAGCATTCCTCTTCCATCCAGTTAATAAATATGCGTGTCTAAGGTGCCAGGCACTACGCTACGCACCGGGTTTACAGCACTAAATAGAGCGTTCCTACCTTCAAAGAGCTCACCGTCTAAAAGGGATTACTGAACAAGGGCAGGACATGACTGTAACAGCGGTCTTTGAGAAACCGGGAGCTGTCTGGCGCGcaaaagaaaacaagtttctAGAAAGCCTGCGTCAAACGCGGCCTTTTGGTTTCAGTGAAAAGGAGCGCGCGCAGGAGACATCATCCGGTGCTCTGGCTTAGCTGAGCATCCCCACCATGGGACACGGATGCTTCCGGGAAAGTCGCTTTCCTCGCCGCCCTCACCCGGCCCCAGCCCGGACCCCCCAGCAGCAGTCCCAGCTGTCGGTCAGCAGCATCACCTCCCATTTGGCAAGGACGCAAAGGCGCCCTGGAGCCAACAGCCAGCCCTCCCAGCCCGGTGAGCCCACCCACGTCCTCGAGGTTGCCCCGCCCCGCAGTCCCGCGGCCCGGCAGTTTCCAGATCGGGCGCGCGCCTGAACGGCCGGGCTGCCCGAAGCTGGCCGGGAGCGCTTCCCCGGCTTCGTGGCCCCGGCCCCGCGAGCCCCCACAACTTCCCGCCGCCGGGCGCAGGTGGTGGCCGCGCCCAGGCCCCGCGCCGCGCTCACCCCCGGGCTCGGGGGCGCCTCCCGCCCGCTCGGCAGCTGCAGACCCCGCGTCTGGTCCGCGGCCCTCAGCGCCTGGGCCCCGGCGGTCGGAGGGTCCATGCCTGTCTGCCCGCGGCTCGGCGCCCAGGACGCCGCTCGGCCACGTGATGCGCCGGCCTGGCTGCCAGCCCGAGGATACGCCGTTGAGGGCCAATCAGCCAGGGGTGCTCTCggcccgggggcggggcgcggggggtCAAGAGGGAACCAAGGGCGGGGCAACGGACGGGGCGGAGTAAGGGGCGGGGCGTGCCCGCCTCCGAAAGCCCCGTCTACCCAACCGTCCCGAAATCTGATTTTTGTAGCCACTGGCGACGCAGATCCCAAGGCTAAACGATTAGCTGGGTCTGGAACGCCCGAGTGTTACCCCCACCCAATCACAATGGACATGCTTTCCTTCAAAACCTGTTAGAACAGTCAATTACCCGCGTCTACCTAATAGTGCATAAAATAGTGGGTAAGAGCTTAAAAACTTTTTAGGCCAATTGTAGCTCTaatcccattttcttttctctattaacAGGTTTCTCTATAACTTGGGCTGGAATCAGGCTACAACCCTCCCACAAATGGATGAGACAACTCAGGAGCCCAGTGACTCTCACCCTGAGCTAATGACAGGTCTTTGCGTTAACCCATTTAGAAACCAAGCCAGGTTGATCAAAACTCCTCTAACATTTCAGACACCCTTATAGGCTATGACACTCGGTCACAGTAACCCTAAACATCCTGCACTGTGCCCGTAGTCTCACCTAGGCGCCTATCTTTCAGTGCTCCAAGTCTGGCCCTCTACAGCCGAGGGCAGCATAAGTTAGGCAGCACCTGAGCTGGGGAACACCAAATTCTAAAGACAGCCCTTGCTGCCTTTCCTTCCCTGCGCTGCCTGAACCTCCGTAACAAATCTGCTCAAGCTGTGATAATCACCTTAACCTGTATGTAGCAGAAAAGCTGGAAGCTGGGATTCTTTGTTCATC from Cervus canadensis isolate Bull #8, Minnesota chromosome 1, ASM1932006v1, whole genome shotgun sequence includes:
- the COPRS gene encoding coordinator of PRMT5 and differentiation stimulator, whose amino-acid sequence is MDPPTAGAQALRAADQTRGLQLPSGREAPPSPGAAFAPTDHSNQERATENTTDRLANGAQSIPHDSPAHGEGTHCEEEGFAEDDEDFDGEPSPRELSEGMSGCLPKEQAGDLFHEDWDLELKADQGNPYDADDIQGCLSQEVRPWVCCAPQGDMIYDPSWHHPPPLIPHYSKMVFETGQFDDAED